A section of the Sporolituus thermophilus DSM 23256 genome encodes:
- the trpS gene encoding tryptophan--tRNA ligase, which translates to MKKGRIFSGMQPSGKFHLGNYLGALENWVRLQHDYECFFCIVDWHALTSSYEDTSRLPEHIHDMALDWLSGGLDPEKNVIFVQSHVKEHAELHLLLSMITPLSWLERVPTYKDKLQQLGAQGKEINTYGFLGYPELMTADIILYKADTVPVGEDQLPHLELCREIVRRFNYLYGEVFPEPQAKLSQAPLLPGIDGRKMSKSYGNEIPFAASPEDLRARVRLMVTDPQRVKKTDPGNPDVCTVHTFHKIFSRDELDEIVMSCRNAAIGCVDCKKRLAERMVAALADIHVRRAELEANPGRVREILAYGAERARQVAAATMAEVRRVMHLS; encoded by the coding sequence ATGAAAAAAGGACGTATTTTCAGTGGGATGCAGCCATCAGGAAAGTTTCATTTGGGCAACTATCTTGGCGCTTTGGAAAACTGGGTGCGGCTCCAACATGATTATGAATGCTTTTTTTGTATCGTAGACTGGCATGCCTTAACTTCATCTTACGAAGATACCAGCAGGCTGCCGGAGCATATTCATGATATGGCGCTGGATTGGCTAAGCGGCGGTCTTGACCCGGAAAAAAACGTGATTTTTGTGCAGTCGCACGTTAAGGAACATGCCGAGCTGCATCTTTTGCTTTCGATGATTACACCCCTGTCCTGGTTGGAACGCGTTCCTACCTACAAGGACAAGCTTCAGCAATTAGGCGCCCAGGGGAAGGAGATTAATACTTACGGGTTTTTGGGCTATCCTGAACTTATGACGGCTGATATTATTTTGTATAAGGCTGATACCGTGCCTGTCGGCGAAGACCAGCTACCGCATTTGGAACTTTGCCGAGAGATTGTCCGCCGCTTCAATTATTTGTACGGGGAAGTGTTCCCCGAGCCTCAGGCTAAACTCAGTCAAGCGCCGCTGCTGCCCGGCATCGACGGTCGCAAAATGAGTAAATCATATGGCAATGAAATCCCCTTCGCCGCCAGTCCGGAAGATCTTCGTGCGCGGGTTCGTCTCATGGTGACCGATCCACAGCGGGTAAAGAAAACCGACCCTGGCAATCCGGACGTATGCACCGTTCATACTTTCCATAAAATTTTCAGTCGTGATGAACTGGATGAAATAGTTATGTCATGCCGAAACGCCGCTATCGGGTGCGTAGACTGCAAGAAACGGCTTGCTGAGCGCATGGTAGCCGCGCTTGCCGATATTCACGTTCGGCGGGCGGAACTAGAGGCCAATCCTGGCCGGGTTCGCGAAATTTTAGCCTATGGCGCCGAGCGGGCCCGGCAGGTAGCGGCTGCTACGATGGCGGAAGTGCGGCGGGTAATGCATCTCAGCTAG
- a CDS encoding segregation and condensation protein A, whose product MLLHLIEKDQIDIYDIPIAQVTEQYIAYLKAWEEFNLDIASEFLVMAATLLQIKSRMLLPRPPAAVETAEEEDPRQELVEKLVEYRKFKQLATLLQSLAEKRLQYFTRPPQEFYVAPPLPQGLKLDDLIMAFAAVLESAVDNYALVARDEISVQDKMYDIIHLLHKTGRIEFWQTITRTGSRSEVVAALLAVLELLRLKRVTVYQDRCFGPIFIALRE is encoded by the coding sequence TTGCTGCTGCACCTGATTGAAAAAGACCAGATAGATATCTATGATATTCCTATCGCTCAAGTCACTGAACAGTATATTGCTTATCTAAAAGCATGGGAAGAGTTTAATCTTGATATTGCCAGCGAGTTTTTAGTAATGGCGGCTACACTATTGCAGATTAAATCTCGGATGCTGCTACCCCGGCCTCCTGCAGCAGTGGAAACGGCCGAGGAGGAAGATCCCCGGCAGGAACTGGTAGAAAAATTGGTCGAGTACCGCAAGTTTAAGCAGCTTGCCACATTACTGCAGAGTTTGGCGGAAAAACGGCTACAGTATTTTACCCGTCCGCCGCAGGAGTTTTACGTGGCGCCGCCGCTCCCGCAGGGGCTCAAACTCGATGATCTTATTATGGCCTTTGCCGCCGTATTGGAGAGCGCCGTTGATAATTATGCACTCGTTGCCCGCGATGAAATTAGCGTGCAGGATAAGATGTATGATATTATTCATCTATTGCATAAAACGGGGCGGATCGAATTTTGGCAAACCATAACGCGGACAGGTTCCCGCAGCGAAGTTGTGGCCGCCCTACTGGCAGTATTGGAGCTGCTTAGGCTAAAACGGGTCACCGTATACCAGGATAGGTGTTTTGGTCCCATTTTTATTGCCTTGAGGGAGTGA
- the scpB gene encoding SMC-Scp complex subunit ScpB, with product MFYQHLKGHVEALLFASGDPLPIARLAQILEIPEEHVALLLEELAQDMASAERGLTVVQVAGGYQLCTKPEMAEFVSRLAHVQEGRLSVAAMETLAIIAFKQPITKQEVEAIRGVKIDKVLNNLVERRLVREIGRKETIGRPILYGTTDEFLKCFGLKSIEELLTLAANLPEPALEKQP from the coding sequence ATTTTTTACCAACATCTCAAAGGGCATGTAGAGGCGCTGTTGTTTGCCAGCGGCGACCCCCTGCCGATTGCCAGGCTCGCGCAAATCCTGGAGATACCGGAAGAACATGTCGCTTTGTTATTGGAAGAGCTGGCACAGGATATGGCCAGCGCTGAGCGTGGCTTGACGGTTGTTCAGGTAGCTGGCGGTTATCAGTTATGCACTAAACCGGAAATGGCCGAATTTGTTTCCCGCTTGGCCCATGTCCAGGAGGGACGGTTGTCCGTGGCGGCTATGGAAACATTGGCAATCATTGCCTTTAAACAGCCCATCACCAAGCAAGAGGTAGAAGCAATCAGAGGGGTTAAAATCGACAAGGTACTCAATAATTTAGTTGAAAGACGGCTAGTACGAGAGATAGGGCGGAAAGAAACTATTGGCCGCCCGATCCTGTATGGTACTACCGACGAATTTTTGAAATGTTTCGGTCTTAAAAGTATTGAAGAATTGTTGACACTGGCCGCCAATCTGCCTGAGCCGGCTTTGGAAAAGCAGCCCTGA
- a CDS encoding DUF2953 domain-containing protein — MHKELLVLWAGIVLAYMLSRVNIYISLTYRRQDSDDHIIVDVFLLRKLINYTITIPVIKTIDRTGIVWPVSEIETANGDVHTHAERERRFIQNLWYIYLHYPRKFRRMLRQFRLFMRLYKTFARKVLASLYCERLYWKTTFGSEDAAVTGVTVGALWAVKGLAYHAVRQRVKFSKRPEFAVVPVFGRQRFEVEFQCIFRLRVGNVITATYSLFKSKRKGAVGSG; from the coding sequence ATGCACAAAGAGCTTTTGGTTCTTTGGGCCGGCATAGTGCTGGCCTATATGCTTTCCCGCGTAAACATATATATATCCCTGACTTACCGGCGTCAGGATAGCGACGACCATATTATTGTCGATGTCTTTCTTCTGCGTAAGCTCATTAACTATACCATCACTATCCCCGTTATAAAAACTATCGACCGTACTGGTATAGTTTGGCCGGTATCGGAAATTGAGACAGCTAACGGCGATGTTCATACACACGCTGAGCGTGAGCGACGCTTTATTCAGAATCTATGGTACATCTATTTGCACTATCCGCGCAAATTCCGGCGAATGCTCCGCCAGTTTCGCTTATTTATGCGGCTGTATAAAACCTTCGCCAGGAAAGTACTGGCATCCTTATACTGTGAGCGGCTTTATTGGAAGACTACTTTTGGTTCGGAAGATGCTGCTGTTACCGGTGTCACCGTCGGTGCACTATGGGCTGTTAAAGGCTTAGCCTATCACGCCGTGCGGCAGCGGGTAAAGTTTTCTAAGCGCCCTGAATTTGCCGTTGTGCCTGTCTTTGGCCGGCAGCGTTTCGAGGTGGAATTTCAGTGTATATTCAGGTTGCGAGTTGGCAATGTTATTACTGCCACATACAGTCTTTTCAAATCCAAACGCAAGGGGGCGGTAGGCAGTGGCTGA
- the ytfJ gene encoding GerW family sporulation protein, which translates to MAEHPIQGLMKTAMESIKEMVDVNTIVGDAVETPDGTVIIPISRVSFGFAAGGGGGNFPEEEGDDMLSGFGGGSGAGVSVRPVGFLVCSPQNGVRFIPIDGNVIYDRLLDLVPQVLNKLQSMIKKDGNSKDNMDELAETAETQADAH; encoded by the coding sequence GTGGCTGAACATCCTATTCAGGGTTTAATGAAGACTGCCATGGAAAGCATCAAAGAAATGGTTGACGTTAATACCATTGTTGGCGACGCGGTCGAAACACCGGATGGCACGGTAATCATACCCATTTCTCGCGTGTCCTTCGGGTTTGCCGCCGGCGGCGGAGGCGGCAATTTCCCGGAAGAAGAAGGTGACGACATGCTCAGCGGCTTCGGTGGCGGCAGCGGCGCCGGGGTAAGTGTCAGGCCGGTAGGCTTTTTGGTTTGTTCGCCGCAAAATGGCGTGCGGTTTATTCCGATTGATGGTAACGTCATTTATGACCGCTTGCTTGACCTGGTACCGCAAGTGCTTAACAAATTGCAAAGTATGATTAAAAAGGACGGCAACAGCAAAGATAATATGGATGAATTGGCGGAGACGGCCGAAACCCAGGCAGACGCTCATTGA
- a CDS encoding rubrerythrin family protein encodes MTVETIDVKTALKTTLAQKQELVRDYQTFAEQINDPEVSKMFRHFAEAEGLHAHQIKDKLDSIAGK; translated from the coding sequence GTGACAGTAGAAACAATTGACGTAAAAACCGCACTCAAAACCACGCTCGCCCAGAAGCAGGAATTGGTACGCGACTATCAAACCTTTGCCGAGCAAATAAATGATCCGGAAGTATCCAAGATGTTCAGACACTTCGCAGAAGCCGAAGGGTTGCACGCTCACCAAATCAAGGACAAACTTGACTCAATAGCCGGAAAATAG
- a CDS encoding D-alanyl-D-alanine carboxypeptidase family protein, which yields MLRRGLIPWLIALLVLPNTGWSAPLDLTAKSAIVIEASTGKVLYAKDAETKRYPASTTKMMTLIVALEHGNLNDIVTTSANAASTEGSSLWLAPGEQLKLLDMLYGVMLVSGNDATVAVAEHISGSVERFARLMTEKAHAIGATNTNFTNSSGLPDPNHYTTAHDLAKIAAYGFKNPIFAEIVSTKHKVIPWPGKDHDRDLYNENKMLWLYDGANGVKTGYTEAAGPCLVSGAKRNNIQLIAVVLDSERMWEESMALLDYGFKQIKPMVLFNQGDIIKTVRVNNGKQETVRLVTKASSVVPVSGDDKDQFRTVVEAPAKLEAPVVDGQKVGVVKTFYQDKEIAAVDLVAADSVERKSFFSSLWGSLWSFFTFVIRNLA from the coding sequence ATGCTGCGAAGAGGTTTGATTCCGTGGCTGATTGCGCTACTGGTATTACCGAATACGGGGTGGAGTGCGCCGCTTGACCTGACGGCTAAATCGGCTATTGTTATTGAAGCCTCTACCGGAAAGGTGCTGTATGCGAAAGACGCAGAAACAAAGCGATATCCTGCCAGTACTACCAAAATGATGACACTGATTGTAGCGCTAGAGCACGGTAATTTGAACGATATTGTTACAACCAGCGCCAATGCGGCTAGTACCGAAGGCTCGTCCCTGTGGCTAGCGCCGGGTGAACAGCTAAAACTTTTGGATATGCTTTACGGCGTTATGCTCGTATCCGGCAACGACGCCACCGTGGCGGTAGCTGAGCATATTTCCGGCTCTGTTGAAAGGTTTGCCAGACTTATGACCGAAAAGGCGCACGCTATCGGTGCCACAAACACCAATTTTACTAACTCGAGTGGATTGCCTGACCCGAATCACTATACCACGGCTCACGATTTGGCCAAGATCGCCGCCTATGGTTTTAAAAACCCTATTTTTGCCGAGATTGTTAGTACGAAGCACAAAGTCATTCCTTGGCCGGGCAAGGATCATGACCGTGACTTATATAATGAAAATAAAATGCTATGGCTGTATGACGGCGCGAACGGTGTAAAGACAGGATATACCGAGGCGGCAGGTCCGTGCCTTGTGTCTGGCGCCAAGCGCAACAACATCCAGCTTATCGCCGTTGTTCTAGACAGTGAACGCATGTGGGAAGAATCTATGGCTCTGCTAGATTACGGCTTTAAACAAATAAAGCCAATGGTGCTATTTAATCAGGGAGATATTATCAAGACGGTCAGGGTGAATAACGGGAAGCAGGAGACGGTGCGGTTAGTGACAAAAGCCAGTAGCGTAGTGCCTGTTTCAGGAGACGACAAAGACCAGTTCCGGACGGTGGTCGAAGCGCCCGCTAAACTGGAAGCGCCTGTTGTTGATGGTCAGAAGGTGGGCGTGGTAAAGACTTTTTACCAGGATAAAGAGATTGCGGCTGTTGACCTGGTCGCAGCTGATTCGGTCGAAAGAAAATCCTTTTTTAGCTCTCTCTGGGGTTCGCTCTGGAGTTTCTTCACGTTTGTCATTCGCAATTTAGCCTGA
- a CDS encoding nucleoside recognition domain-containing protein, which produces MINFIWMFLIVAGIICAAVNGRIEMVTKSAISAAEDAVELAFKLIGVMCLWLGVLKIAEQAGIVRFFAQLLSPVIRVLFPSVPRNHPAMGAIVMTVSANMLGLGNAVTPFGIKAMQELQKLNPNNETASPAMCTLLALCTTGFTLVPATIIALRSAAGSPNPAEIVGATLMVSLLATCVAVVADRVCRWLFIGRGGK; this is translated from the coding sequence GTGATTAACTTCATTTGGATGTTTTTAATCGTAGCAGGAATTATCTGCGCAGCGGTAAACGGGCGCATCGAAATGGTAACGAAAAGCGCAATCAGTGCCGCCGAGGACGCTGTTGAGTTGGCTTTCAAATTGATTGGCGTGATGTGCCTATGGCTAGGGGTTTTAAAAATTGCCGAACAGGCAGGAATTGTGCGTTTTTTTGCGCAACTGCTCAGCCCGGTAATCCGCGTATTGTTTCCGAGTGTGCCCCGTAACCACCCGGCAATGGGCGCTATCGTCATGACGGTCAGCGCCAATATGCTGGGGCTGGGTAACGCTGTTACTCCTTTTGGCATTAAGGCTATGCAAGAGCTGCAAAAACTTAATCCGAACAATGAAACCGCTTCTCCGGCAATGTGCACACTCCTTGCCCTGTGCACTACAGGCTTTACATTAGTACCGGCAACAATTATCGCTCTCCGTTCAGCGGCTGGCTCGCCAAATCCGGCGGAAATTGTCGGTGCTACTTTAATGGTAAGTTTGTTGGCTACCTGTGTGGCCGTCGTTGCCGACCGGGTGTGCCGCTGGTTGTTTATAGGCAGAGGAGGCAAGTAG
- a CDS encoding spore maturation protein, with amino-acid sequence MFVEVSEQLSLWIIPLLLLAVPLVGYLRRVSVYEAFVEGAADGFHTAVRIMPFLVAMMVAINIFRTSGAMDIFISFLQPLLILLGVPPDLVPLAVMRPLSGSGALGLTTEILNTFGPDSLVGRIASTALASTDTTFYILTVYFGAVGIRNPRYSVFVGLLGDLVGFFGSVYICKQLFGQ; translated from the coding sequence ATGTTTGTTGAGGTAAGCGAACAGTTATCCTTATGGATAATTCCGCTGTTGCTACTAGCTGTTCCCTTGGTTGGTTATCTTCGGCGAGTAAGCGTTTACGAAGCCTTTGTCGAAGGAGCCGCCGACGGTTTTCATACGGCAGTGCGTATTATGCCTTTTTTAGTAGCCATGATGGTGGCTATTAACATTTTTCGAACCTCCGGAGCAATGGATATATTTATTTCGTTTTTACAGCCACTATTAATTTTGCTCGGCGTACCGCCCGATCTTGTTCCACTGGCGGTCATGCGCCCGCTTTCGGGAAGCGGCGCTCTGGGGTTAACTACGGAAATCCTGAATACGTTCGGGCCCGACTCACTGGTAGGGCGTATTGCATCTACCGCTTTGGCAAGTACGGATACAACTTTTTATATCTTAACCGTATATTTTGGCGCTGTAGGTATTCGCAATCCGCGCTATTCGGTTTTTGTCGGCTTACTTGGTGATTTAGTGGGATTTTTTGGATCAGTATATATCTGTAAACAACTTTTTGGTCAGTAA
- a CDS encoding FAD-dependent oxidoreductase, whose product MVKVIVVGGGWAGSAAALAAAKAGAQVMLLERTDLLLGTGLVGGIFRNNGRYTAAEEAIAMGGGDLFIAMDANTRHKGVAFPGHNHASLYDVTTMEPLVKKVLQNYGIEVRTKSRVTDVVKCGKKLQAVTLDNGEIIKGDVFVDATGSAGPMGNCLKYGNGCAMCILRCPSFGPRVSVTAKADVKELMGQKADGSFGALSGSCKINKDSLSQELRDRLNREGVAVLPVPPRLVKNGSLGKKACSQYAIADYAANLVLLDTGHAKLMTSFFPLEDLRAIPGLEAARYEDPYAGGVGNSVRYLGIAPCDNSLKVDGVDNLFCGGEKSGILVGHTEAIVTGLLAGHNAVRCCLDMQYLELPRELATGDFIAFVHERMHQPDGMKMRYTFSGSVYFERMKQLALYSVNRAEISARVAKAGLLDVYNRCLV is encoded by the coding sequence ATGGTTAAAGTAATTGTGGTCGGTGGTGGATGGGCGGGGAGCGCCGCTGCTCTGGCAGCCGCAAAGGCGGGCGCACAGGTCATGCTGTTGGAACGAACCGACCTCTTATTAGGCACCGGACTGGTAGGCGGCATTTTTCGCAATAACGGACGCTATACCGCTGCCGAAGAGGCGATTGCCATGGGGGGCGGCGACCTCTTTATAGCGATGGATGCCAATACCAGGCACAAAGGGGTGGCTTTTCCCGGCCATAATCATGCCTCGTTGTACGATGTTACCACCATGGAACCTTTGGTTAAAAAAGTTTTGCAAAACTACGGTATTGAGGTGCGGACCAAAAGCCGCGTAACCGATGTGGTTAAATGCGGTAAGAAACTTCAGGCCGTAACGCTCGATAACGGTGAAATTATTAAAGGTGATGTTTTCGTGGATGCCACCGGTTCGGCTGGGCCGATGGGCAACTGTTTGAAATATGGCAATGGATGCGCCATGTGTATTCTGCGTTGTCCTTCGTTCGGCCCGCGCGTAAGTGTAACGGCCAAGGCCGATGTGAAGGAACTCATGGGGCAAAAGGCAGACGGCTCGTTCGGCGCTCTAAGCGGGTCGTGTAAGATTAACAAGGATTCGCTGAGCCAAGAATTACGTGACCGGCTTAACCGCGAAGGGGTAGCCGTGCTGCCCGTACCGCCAAGGTTAGTCAAGAACGGCAGCTTGGGTAAGAAAGCCTGCAGTCAGTACGCGATTGCCGATTATGCGGCAAACCTGGTTTTGCTCGACACCGGCCACGCCAAGCTAATGACGTCGTTTTTCCCGCTTGAAGACCTTAGGGCCATCCCTGGCTTAGAAGCGGCTCGTTACGAGGACCCGTACGCCGGCGGCGTCGGCAACTCGGTGCGGTATTTAGGAATCGCCCCTTGTGATAATTCGCTCAAGGTAGATGGCGTTGACAACCTTTTTTGCGGCGGGGAAAAGTCAGGCATCCTGGTCGGTCATACGGAAGCAATTGTTACAGGGCTACTCGCCGGCCATAATGCGGTCCGTTGCTGTCTCGATATGCAATACCTGGAACTGCCGCGCGAATTGGCTACCGGTGATTTCATCGCTTTTGTGCATGAGCGTATGCACCAGCCGGACGGCATGAAAATGCGTTACACTTTTTCCGGTTCGGTTTATTTCGAACGAATGAAACAGCTTGCCTTGTACTCCGTAAATCGGGCGGAAATTTCCGCACGAGTAGCTAAAGCCGGTCTGTTGGATGTTTATAATCGTTGTCTGGTATAG
- a CDS encoding pseudouridine synthase: protein MSERLQKILSQAGIASRRAAEKLILDGRVAVNGKIVTELGAKVEWPRDRVTVDGKPITAEKLVYILLNKPKGVITSLKDPRGRKTVIDLLRDVPERVYPVGRLDYNTEGLLLLTNDGLLTHALTHPSHEIKKTYVAKIAGLPTEEQLDRLRVGIKLSDGMTAPAAIRLLNFDPLKQEATVEIIIHEGRNRQVRRMFEAIGHPVKNLKRTKYAFLTLTGLKRGEYRYLTPDEVAALKKLAQG from the coding sequence ATGTCCGAACGATTGCAAAAAATCCTTAGTCAGGCCGGTATTGCCTCCCGGCGCGCAGCAGAAAAACTCATTCTTGACGGCCGCGTAGCCGTAAACGGTAAGATAGTCACCGAACTGGGCGCAAAGGTAGAGTGGCCCCGCGACCGTGTTACCGTTGACGGTAAGCCGATTACCGCCGAAAAGCTCGTCTACATCCTTCTCAATAAACCTAAAGGCGTAATTACCAGCCTTAAGGACCCCCGCGGCCGCAAAACTGTTATTGATCTTCTCCGTGACGTTCCTGAACGGGTATATCCGGTAGGTCGGCTGGACTATAATACCGAGGGATTATTACTATTGACGAACGACGGGCTTCTTACTCACGCCCTTACTCATCCCAGCCATGAAATTAAAAAGACATATGTTGCCAAGATTGCCGGCTTGCCGACAGAGGAGCAGCTTGACCGGCTACGGGTGGGTATTAAGCTTTCCGACGGCATGACAGCCCCAGCTGCTATCCGGCTGTTAAATTTCGACCCGTTGAAACAAGAGGCAACGGTTGAAATTATCATTCATGAAGGGCGAAATCGCCAGGTAAGGCGGATGTTTGAAGCCATTGGGCATCCAGTTAAGAACCTTAAGCGGACTAAGTACGCTTTCCTCACTTTGACGGGGCTAAAAAGAGGAGAGTATCGGTATTTGACTCCTGACGAAGTCGCAGCGCTAAAAAAATTGGCGCAAGGATAG
- the aroF gene encoding 3-deoxy-7-phosphoheptulonate synthase gives MIIIMNRPTDRQIERIMAKLAQKGIETYQLKSGGKTIIAVTDHTAVEHAELFERMPGVEKVVAVSKPFKLASREFRREDTQVAVKNVIFGAKEIPVIAGPCAVESYEQLHQTAIAVKQAGARMLRGGAYKPRTSPYSFQGLEKEGLEILQAVGRETGLPVITEVTDTRAVELVADYADMLQIGARNMQNFALLKEVAQIKKPVLLKRGVSATVEEWLMAAEYIMVGGNEAVVLCERGIRSFETYTRNTLDLSVVPLIKHLSHFPIIVDPSHGTGKWRLVGPMAKAAVAAGADGLLIEVHPWPEDALSDGPQSLTPANFNQLMQELADIAQAVGRNI, from the coding sequence ATGATTATTATAATGAACAGACCTACTGATAGGCAGATTGAGCGGATTATGGCTAAGCTTGCGCAAAAGGGCATAGAAACATATCAGCTAAAAAGCGGCGGAAAAACCATCATTGCCGTTACCGACCATACTGCCGTTGAACATGCCGAATTATTCGAGCGTATGCCAGGGGTCGAAAAAGTAGTCGCTGTTTCCAAACCTTTCAAATTGGCCAGCCGCGAATTTCGCCGTGAAGACACGCAAGTGGCGGTTAAGAATGTGATTTTTGGCGCGAAAGAAATTCCCGTTATTGCCGGTCCTTGTGCAGTTGAGAGCTATGAGCAGCTTCACCAAACTGCTATCGCTGTAAAACAAGCGGGGGCCCGGATGTTACGCGGCGGAGCTTACAAACCACGCACTTCACCCTACAGTTTTCAAGGACTTGAAAAGGAAGGGTTGGAAATTCTTCAGGCCGTGGGGCGTGAGACCGGCTTACCGGTAATTACGGAAGTGACGGATACCAGGGCGGTAGAACTGGTCGCTGACTATGCCGACATGTTGCAAATTGGCGCCCGCAATATGCAAAACTTTGCTCTGCTTAAAGAAGTGGCCCAGATAAAGAAGCCGGTATTGTTAAAACGGGGCGTTTCAGCTACGGTAGAGGAATGGCTTATGGCTGCCGAATATATCATGGTCGGGGGCAATGAAGCGGTGGTTCTTTGCGAACGGGGCATTCGCAGTTTTGAGACTTACACCCGTAATACCTTGGATTTAAGCGTTGTACCGCTGATTAAACATTTAAGCCATTTCCCTATTATTGTTGATCCGAGCCATGGAACAGGAAAGTGGCGTCTTGTTGGGCCGATGGCGAAAGCTGCCGTTGCGGCGGGGGCGGATGGGCTGCTGATAGAAGTGCACCCCTGGCCGGAAGATGCTTTATCTGATGGTCCCCAGTCGCTCACGCCGGCAAATTTTAACCAGCTTATGCAGGAATTGGCCGACATTGCCCAAGCAGTCGGACGAAATATTTAG
- the cmk gene encoding (d)CMP kinase, translating to MRKLVIAIDGPAGAGKSTVAQIVAERLEYTYIDTGAMYRAVTLFALRKNISVCDVEAVSRLAQESEITLAYEKGKTRVYLNGEDVSEAIQMPEVSRMVSHVALIPAVRQAMLNLQRQMAAQGGVVMDGRDIGTQVLPDADIKVFLTASIEERAKRRWQELTSKGIAINLEQLKEEIACRDRMDCERETAPLVKAPDAVLIDTTGLTIEEAVQEILKLCEERRKFV from the coding sequence ATGCGAAAACTAGTTATTGCCATTGATGGCCCGGCTGGAGCGGGCAAGAGTACCGTCGCGCAGATTGTGGCCGAGCGTCTTGAATATACTTATATTGATACCGGAGCTATGTACCGGGCGGTGACATTATTTGCTTTGCGAAAGAATATTTCTGTTTGCGACGTTGAGGCCGTCAGCCGTCTGGCCCAGGAAAGTGAGATCACGCTTGCGTATGAGAAAGGAAAAACGCGGGTGTATCTTAACGGGGAAGATGTCTCCGAGGCTATCCAGATGCCGGAGGTTTCGCGAATGGTGTCGCATGTGGCCCTAATTCCCGCCGTGCGCCAGGCTATGCTTAACTTGCAGCGGCAAATGGCGGCGCAGGGGGGAGTGGTTATGGATGGCCGGGATATTGGCACACAGGTTTTACCTGATGCCGACATCAAGGTTTTCCTCACGGCGTCGATTGAGGAACGGGCCAAAAGGCGGTGGCAGGAGCTTACCAGCAAAGGTATTGCTATTAACCTTGAACAGCTAAAAGAGGAAATCGCCTGCCGCGATCGAATGGACTGCGAGCGAGAAACGGCGCCGCTGGTCAAAGCGCCGGACGCGGTACTAATTGATACCACCGGGCTTACCATTGAGGAGGCCGTTCAGGAAATTTTGAAATTGTGCGAGGAGCGGAGAAAATTTGTATAG
- a CDS encoding lysophospholipid acyltransferase family protein — MYSFLRWLLRLFFRLVFRWKVTGTANIPREGGVIIAANHVSLWDPPVIGCAMDRRISFMAKEELFAIPVFNWIITKLGAFPVRRGAADRNAIRTAVAVLEAGGVLGVFPEGTRSRTGKLGAAEPGVALLALKTGAPIVPCAVLGTNKVLRQGQWLPRFEVRFGKPLQVIKGRADKEAVDRLTTTIMGEIRELLAEE, encoded by the coding sequence TTGTATAGCTTTTTGCGCTGGCTGCTCAGGTTGTTTTTTCGCCTTGTTTTTCGGTGGAAGGTGACGGGAACAGCGAATATTCCCCGGGAAGGTGGTGTTATTATTGCCGCTAACCATGTTAGCCTGTGGGATCCACCCGTGATTGGCTGCGCCATGGATCGCCGGATCTCATTTATGGCCAAGGAAGAGCTGTTTGCGATCCCGGTGTTTAACTGGATCATTACCAAGCTTGGCGCTTTTCCGGTACGCCGCGGCGCGGCTGACCGCAACGCTATACGCACGGCAGTAGCCGTATTGGAAGCAGGCGGTGTTCTGGGCGTTTTTCCGGAAGGAACCAGGAGCCGGACAGGTAAACTGGGCGCCGCCGAGCCGGGAGTTGCGCTGCTTGCCCTCAAAACCGGCGCTCCGATTGTGCCTTGCGCTGTTTTGGGCACGAATAAAGTGTTGCGGCAAGGACAATGGTTGCCCCGATTTGAAGTGCGTTTCGGCAAGCCGCTGCAGGTGATAAAAGGCCGAGCCGACAAAGAGGCTGTCGATCGCCTTACTACAACAATCATGGGGGAAATTCGCGAATTGCTGGCAGAGGAGTGA